One segment of Campylobacter sp. CNRCH_2014_0184h DNA contains the following:
- the folE gene encoding GTP cyclohydrolase I FolE produces MQEKFEQSVKNMLEIIGENPQREGLLKTPTRVFKAFEFLNSGYKQDPKQILNDALFESSNNEMVLVRDIEFYSLCEHHLLPFFGRVHVAYIPDKKVVGLSKIPRLVEVFARRLQIQEQLTEQIAEALMEHVGAKGVGVVIEARHMCVEMRGVQKANSTTSTSALRGSFLKSEKTRKEFFTLINSAKQVRF; encoded by the coding sequence ATGCAAGAAAAATTTGAACAATCAGTAAAAAATATGTTAGAGATTATTGGGGAAAATCCACAAAGAGAAGGGCTTTTAAAAACTCCTACTAGAGTTTTTAAGGCTTTTGAATTTTTAAATAGCGGTTATAAACAAGATCCAAAACAAATACTAAATGATGCCTTATTTGAAAGCTCAAACAATGAAATGGTTTTAGTAAGAGATATAGAATTTTACAGTCTTTGCGAACATCATCTTTTGCCTTTTTTTGGGCGCGTGCATGTTGCGTATATACCAGATAAAAAAGTCGTAGGACTTAGTAAAATTCCACGCCTTGTAGAAGTTTTTGCAAGACGCTTACAAATTCAAGAACAACTCACAGAGCAAATCGCAGAAGCACTAATGGAACATGTAGGTGCAAAAGGCGTTGGGGTGGTTATTGAAGCAAGACATATGTGTGTTGAAATGCGTGGGGTACAAAAGGCAAATTCTACTACTAGCACTTCAGCATTAAGAGGTAGTTTTTTAAAAAGTGAAAAAACAAGAAAAGAATTTTTTACCTTAATTAACTCAGCAAAACAGGTTAGATTTTAA
- the fliI gene encoding flagellar protein export ATPase FliI, producing MGLEKLRSKIASQNLASVFGQITKISSTSIEINGLKTSIGDIIKIVSSEDESKEAMAMVVEVDENLSYLSPFGFVEGFKIGDRAFINDAGMQIGVSDELLGRVVDPFMRPKDGKGPIEASKFMPIMRAPIDAMKRGLIEEVFPVGVKTIDALLTCGVGQKLGIFAGSGVGKSTLMGMIVKNSKAPIKVIALIGERGREIPEFIQKNLGGKLDDTVIIVATSDDSALMRKYGAFCAMSVAEYFKEQGKDVLFIMDSVTRFAMAQREIGLALGEPPTTKGYPPSVLSLLPQLMERAGKEEGKGTITAFFTVLVDGDDMSDPIADQSRSILDGHIVLSRELTDFGIYPPINIQNSASRVMGDIISDEHKLAARKFKRLNSLLKENEVLLRIGAYQKGTDKELDQAIAKKDFMQQFLSQNPEESFEFEDTINMLKMIDTQ from the coding sequence ATGGGTTTAGAAAAACTTCGTAGCAAAATTGCTTCACAAAATCTTGCCAGTGTTTTTGGACAAATTACTAAAATTTCAAGCACTAGTATAGAAATAAATGGCTTAAAAACTAGCATAGGTGATATTATTAAAATAGTTTCTAGTGAAGATGAGAGTAAAGAAGCTATGGCTATGGTAGTAGAAGTAGATGAGAATTTAAGTTATTTAAGTCCTTTTGGTTTTGTGGAAGGTTTTAAAATAGGTGATCGTGCTTTTATTAACGATGCAGGTATGCAAATAGGTGTTAGTGATGAACTTTTAGGAAGAGTAGTTGATCCTTTTATGCGACCAAAAGATGGTAAAGGACCTATTGAGGCAAGTAAATTTATGCCTATTATGCGTGCACCTATTGATGCAATGAAACGAGGTTTGATAGAGGAAGTCTTTCCAGTAGGAGTTAAAACAATAGATGCGCTTTTAACTTGTGGGGTAGGACAAAAGCTTGGGATTTTTGCAGGAAGTGGGGTTGGTAAATCAACCCTTATGGGCATGATAGTAAAAAATTCCAAAGCTCCGATTAAAGTCATAGCTTTAATCGGTGAGCGCGGTAGAGAAATTCCTGAATTTATACAAAAAAATCTTGGTGGTAAACTTGATGATACTGTCATCATCGTTGCAACAAGTGATGATAGTGCGCTGATGAGAAAATACGGAGCATTTTGCGCTATGAGTGTGGCAGAGTATTTTAAAGAACAAGGCAAAGATGTGTTATTTATCATGGATAGTGTAACGCGTTTTGCTATGGCTCAAAGAGAAATAGGCCTAGCTCTAGGTGAACCACCTACGACAAAAGGCTATCCGCCAAGCGTTTTAAGTCTTTTACCTCAGCTTATGGAGCGCGCAGGAAAAGAAGAAGGTAAAGGCACTATAACAGCATTTTTTACCGTGTTGGTTGATGGAGATGATATGAGTGATCCAATAGCTGATCAAAGCAGATCAATACTTGATGGGCATATAGTGCTTAGTCGCGAACTTACTGACTTTGGAATTTATCCACCTATAAATATACAAAATTCAGCCTCAAGGGTTATGGGTGATATTATTAGTGATGAACACAAACTAGCTGCTAGAAAATTTAAACGTTTAAATTCTTTGCTTAAAGAAAATGAGGTTTTACTTAGAATTGGTGCTTATCAAAAAGGCACTGATAAAGAACTTGATCAGGCTATCGCTAAAAAAGACTTTATGCAACAATTTCTTAGTCAAAATCCTGAAGAAAGTTTTGAATTTGAAGATACTATCAATATGCTAAAAATGATTGATACACAATAA
- a CDS encoding putative motility protein — MGEVTNNQASLMLNIATTMMKKTIEANENAVMQVLEGVNANPAPTTTPSTSSGLLDIYA; from the coding sequence ATGGGCGAAGTTACTAACAACCAAGCAAGTTTAATGCTTAACATTGCAACTACTATGATGAAAAAAACCATAGAAGCCAATGAAAATGCAGTAATGCAAGTACTTGAAGGCGTAAATGCAAACCCTGCTCCAACTACTACTCCTAGCACTAGTTCAGGATTGCTTGACATTTACGCTTAA
- a CDS encoding NifS family cysteine desulfurase: MKVYLDNNATTQLAPEAYELMKPFLKEHYGNPNSLHQWGSATHPALKEAMDKLYAGLGASDLDDIIITSCATESINWVLKGVYFDRILNSDKNEVIISSVEHPAVAASAMFLKSLGVKVIELGVDHEGVSSVKDLKEAISDKTALVSIMWANNETGMIFPIEEMAQIAHEYGALFHTDATQAVGKIKVNFAKAGVDFASFSAHKFHGPKGVGGLYIKKDIELTPLLHGGEHMGGRRSGTLNVPYIIAMAEALRIANTMLDFENSHIRRLRDKLEDLILAMPDTSVVGDRSRRVPNTILASIKGVEGEAMLWDLNKNGIAASTGSACASEALESNPIMEAIGAENDLAHTALRLSLSRFNTEDEIDYAAEQIKKATQRLRAISSTYAYKPENI, translated from the coding sequence TTGAAAGTATATTTAGATAATAATGCAACAACACAACTTGCACCAGAAGCTTATGAGCTTATGAAACCTTTTTTAAAAGAACATTATGGTAATCCAAACAGCCTTCATCAATGGGGTAGTGCAACTCACCCTGCTTTAAAAGAAGCTATGGATAAACTTTATGCAGGACTTGGGGCAAGCGATTTAGATGACATCATTATCACTTCCTGTGCCACAGAGAGTATCAACTGGGTATTAAAAGGTGTGTATTTTGATAGAATTTTAAATAGCGATAAAAATGAAGTAATTATTTCTAGTGTAGAACATCCTGCAGTAGCAGCTAGTGCTATGTTTTTAAAATCTTTAGGAGTAAAAGTCATAGAACTTGGCGTTGATCATGAGGGTGTTTCTAGTGTAAAAGATCTAAAAGAAGCTATTTCAGATAAAACTGCCCTAGTAAGCATTATGTGGGCAAATAATGAAACTGGTATGATTTTTCCTATAGAAGAAATGGCTCAAATTGCTCATGAATATGGAGCATTATTTCATACTGATGCAACTCAAGCTGTTGGGAAAATCAAGGTTAATTTTGCAAAAGCTGGGGTTGATTTTGCTTCATTTTCTGCACATAAATTCCATGGTCCAAAAGGTGTAGGTGGACTTTATATTAAAAAAGATATAGAATTAACTCCGCTTTTACATGGTGGTGAGCATATGGGTGGTAGAAGAAGTGGAACTTTAAATGTGCCATATATTATAGCAATGGCAGAAGCTTTAAGAATTGCAAATACTATGCTTGATTTTGAAAACTCACACATTAGAAGATTAAGAGATAAATTAGAAGATTTAATTTTAGCTATGCCTGATACAAGTGTAGTTGGAGATAGATCAAGAAGGGTTCCTAATACCATCTTAGCAAGCATTAAAGGCGTAGAAGGCGAGGCTATGCTTTGGGATTTAAACAAAAATGGTATAGCAGCAAGCACCGGTTCAGCCTGTGCTAGCGAAGCACTTGAGAGCAATCCTATCATGGAGGCAATTGGTGCTGAAAATGATTTAGCTCATACTGCCCTAAGACTTTCTTTATCAAGATTTAACACAGAAGATGAAATTGATTATGCAGCAGAGCAAATAAAAAAAGCAACGCAAAGACTTAGAGCAATCTCAAGTACTTATGCATATAAGCCTGAAAATATTTAA
- a CDS encoding iron-sulfur cluster assembly scaffold protein, whose amino-acid sequence MAKNNLIGGSIWDEYSQKVQDRMNNPQHMGEFTQEDAQKANAKLIVADFGAESCGDAVRLYWLVDEKTDKIIDAKFKSFGCGTAIASSDTMVDLCIGKTVDEAVKITNLDVEFAMRDNPETPAVPPQKMHCSVMAYDVIKQAAAHYKGVNPEDFEDQIIVCECARVSLGTIKEVIKLNDLHTVEEITQFTKAGAFCKSCVKPGGHEKKDYYLVDILAETRAEMEREKLKDQSKTDIAFDDMTMVKQLKAVEAVLDSDVRPMLHGDGGDLEVIDIQKSDNKNIDIYIRYLGACSGCSSGSGATLYAIENILQEELSPNIRVIPV is encoded by the coding sequence ATGGCAAAGAATAATTTAATTGGCGGATCAATTTGGGATGAGTATTCTCAAAAAGTACAAGATAGAATGAATAACCCTCAACATATGGGCGAATTCACACAAGAAGATGCACAAAAAGCAAATGCAAAACTTATTGTTGCAGATTTTGGAGCTGAAAGCTGTGGTGATGCAGTTAGACTTTATTGGTTGGTAGATGAAAAAACTGATAAAATCATTGATGCTAAATTTAAAAGTTTTGGCTGTGGTACAGCAATAGCAAGTAGTGATACTATGGTTGATCTTTGTATAGGTAAAACCGTAGATGAGGCTGTAAAAATTACAAATTTAGATGTTGAATTTGCTATGAGAGATAACCCTGAAACTCCTGCAGTTCCACCGCAAAAAATGCACTGCTCAGTTATGGCTTATGATGTTATCAAACAAGCTGCGGCGCATTATAAAGGTGTTAATCCTGAGGATTTTGAAGATCAAATCATAGTTTGTGAGTGTGCTAGAGTAAGCCTTGGAACCATTAAAGAAGTAATTAAACTAAATGATTTACATACAGTAGAAGAAATAACGCAATTTACCAAAGCAGGTGCTTTTTGTAAATCTTGTGTTAAGCCTGGAGGACATGAGAAAAAAGATTATTATCTTGTAGATATTTTAGCTGAAACTAGGGCTGAAATGGAAAGAGAAAAGCTAAAAGATCAAAGTAAAACAGATATTGCTTTTGATGATATGACCATGGTTAAACAACTAAAAGCAGTAGAGGCTGTTTTAGATAGCGATGTGCGTCCTATGCTACATGGTGATGGTGGAGATTTAGAAGTAATTGATATCCAAAAAAGTGACAATAAAAATATAGATATATATATACGTTATCTTGGAGCATGTAGCGGCTGTTCAAGTGGGAGTGGTGCAACCTTATATGCTATAGAAAATATCTTACAAGAAGAACTTAGTCCAAATATACGCGTTATACCTGTTTAA
- the nhaA gene encoding Na+/H+ antiporter NhaA, protein MQRLQTFVKSETFPGVLLIFFTVLALILQNSSLTDQYTNFLNIPFGFQAGSLEIFKPLLLWINDGLIAIFFFAIGLELKYEVTRGQLNSIKAMSLPVFAALGGMIVPALIFAFFNYKDPFALQGWAIPTATDVAFAVGILMLLGKRVPTSLKLFLLSLAIFDDLGAIIVIALFYTSELSVFAMIAALVCILALYLLNHFHVTKKSFYIIIAIVFWISMLKSGVHATLAGVITALFIPLQTKSGESFLKEIEHDLAPWVSYFILPIFAFANAGVDLKDMDPSFMFSSVSLGIILGLFLGKQIGVFLFSYISIKLGLAKLPQNVNFKQLYGVCILTGIGFTMSFFIDGLAYQNSDIFAYSDKLAILVASLLSAIVGYVYLKLIYSFKK, encoded by the coding sequence ATGCAAAGACTTCAAACCTTTGTTAAAAGTGAAACTTTTCCTGGTGTTTTACTAATATTTTTTACCGTACTTGCACTCATTTTACAAAATAGTTCTTTAACGGATCAATATACTAACTTTTTAAATATTCCTTTTGGCTTTCAAGCTGGAAGTTTAGAAATTTTCAAACCTTTACTTTTATGGATTAATGATGGACTTATTGCAATCTTTTTCTTTGCCATAGGACTTGAATTAAAATATGAAGTAACAAGAGGGCAACTCAATAGTATAAAGGCTATGTCTTTACCTGTATTTGCTGCACTTGGCGGTATGATAGTGCCTGCTTTGATTTTTGCGTTTTTTAACTATAAGGATCCTTTTGCTTTGCAAGGTTGGGCTATACCAACGGCTACTGATGTAGCTTTTGCGGTTGGTATTTTAATGCTTTTAGGCAAAAGAGTACCTACTTCTTTAAAATTATTCTTACTTTCTTTAGCTATTTTTGATGATTTAGGCGCGATTATTGTGATTGCTTTATTTTATACAAGTGAGCTTTCAGTTTTTGCTATGATTGCTGCTTTGGTGTGTATTTTAGCACTTTATTTGCTAAATCATTTCCACGTTACCAAAAAATCTTTTTATATCATCATAGCTATAGTATTTTGGATAAGCATGTTAAAAAGTGGGGTGCATGCAACTTTGGCAGGTGTGATTACTGCTTTATTTATACCACTTCAAACAAAAAGCGGTGAGTCTTTCTTAAAAGAAATAGAACATGATTTAGCACCCTGGGTAAGTTATTTCATCTTACCTATTTTTGCTTTTGCAAATGCGGGAGTTGATTTAAAAGATATGGATCCAAGTTTTATGTTTTCTTCGGTTAGCTTAGGTATTATTTTAGGATTATTTTTAGGAAAACAAATTGGAGTATTTTTATTTTCATATATTAGTATAAAACTAGGGCTAGCAAAACTTCCACAAAATGTTAATTTCAAACAACTTTACGGGGTTTGTATACTCACAGGTATAGGTTTTACTATGAGCTTTTTTATAGATGGCCTAGCTTATCAAAATAGTGATATTTTTGCATATTCAGACAAACTTGCAATTTTAGTAGCTTCATTATTAAGCGCTATAGTTGGATATGTTTACTTAAAACTTATTTATAGTTTTAAAAAATGA